The following proteins come from a genomic window of Deltaproteobacteria bacterium:
- the msrA gene encoding peptide-methionine (S)-S-oxide reductase MsrA: MAAAGEDFPEPERDIHAAPGAAPQTAVLAGGCFWCTEAVFQPLDGVLEVVSGYVGDVASKADYETVCGGGTNHAEAIRIRFDPARIRFGELLEVFFSVAHDPTQVDRQGNDVGRQYRSAIFFADEEQKSVAQAYIAQLERAKIFAAPIATRLEPLAEFFPAEGYHQNYAARNPHQPYIAAIALPKVAKLHKLYARRLKSLR, from the coding sequence ATGGCCGCCGCCGGCGAAGATTTTCCAGAGCCCGAGCGAGACATCCACGCCGCACCCGGAGCCGCGCCGCAGACCGCGGTCCTCGCGGGCGGCTGCTTCTGGTGCACCGAAGCCGTCTTCCAGCCGCTGGACGGCGTGCTCGAGGTCGTTTCCGGCTACGTCGGCGATGTCGCGTCGAAGGCGGACTACGAGACCGTCTGCGGCGGTGGGACGAATCACGCCGAGGCGATCCGGATCCGTTTCGATCCGGCGCGGATCCGCTTCGGGGAGCTGCTCGAGGTCTTCTTCTCGGTCGCGCACGATCCGACGCAAGTCGATCGGCAGGGCAACGACGTCGGGCGACAGTACCGCTCGGCGATCTTCTTCGCCGACGAGGAGCAGAAGAGCGTCGCACAGGCGTACATCGCACAGCTCGAGCGGGCGAAGATCTTCGCAGCGCCGATCGCGACTCGTCTGGAGCCGCTCGCGGAGTTCTTTCCCGCCGAGGGATACCACCAGAATTACGCGGCGCGGAATCCTCATCAGCCCTACATCGCCGCGATCGCGCTGCCGAAGGTCGCAAAGCTCCACAAGCTCTACGCGAGGCGGCTGAAGTCGCTTCGCTAG
- a CDS encoding long-chain fatty acid--CoA ligase, whose amino-acid sequence MRRDPGPEANVGTWLAAHADARGDHPALVVEASGERISYAELEARVNRAAAALSALGVVAGDRVALALPSEPLYLELYFASALLGAILIPLNTRLTAAELGFQIEDSEPRLVVREGAIEIPYRSGTHQLAPDELRARMPGRAERPAAAPGGESPQAILYTSGTTGRPKGAVLPHRKTYWNSRNAERYFELVGDDVVVVPIPLFHSFGLKILSVPALFAGATAVLVDRFDPIGLADCIARERATLLGAVPVMYERMLAAGLEPAKLETLRFAFSAGAALGVETIERYARLGIRLKQGYGQTETSILCCLDAADALRKAGSVGRPVAFGEVRIADENGRDVPRGTRGEIVVRGPIVMTGYWRRPEETEQSRIDGWHRTGDLGVMDDEGIITLVGRLKELYISGGENVYPAEVERVLGQHPQVAEVAVVGVPDETWGEAGRAYVVAASAELDASALLAWAGRRLARYKLPREVVVVAELPRTASGKVQKHALLARS is encoded by the coding sequence ATGCGCCGCGATCCAGGGCCAGAAGCAAACGTCGGGACCTGGCTCGCCGCCCACGCCGACGCCCGAGGCGACCACCCCGCGCTCGTCGTCGAGGCGAGCGGGGAGCGCATCTCGTACGCGGAGCTCGAGGCGCGCGTGAACCGCGCGGCCGCGGCCCTCTCGGCGCTCGGCGTCGTCGCGGGCGATCGGGTCGCACTCGCGCTCCCGAGCGAGCCTCTGTACCTGGAGCTGTATTTCGCAAGCGCGCTGCTCGGCGCGATCCTGATTCCGCTGAACACCCGGCTCACCGCGGCCGAGCTCGGCTTCCAGATCGAAGATTCCGAGCCGCGCTTGGTGGTGAGAGAGGGGGCGATCGAGATTCCCTACCGGTCCGGCACGCACCAGCTCGCTCCCGACGAGCTCCGCGCGCGCATGCCCGGTCGCGCCGAGCGTCCCGCCGCCGCGCCCGGCGGCGAGAGCCCGCAGGCGATCCTCTACACCAGCGGCACGACCGGGCGACCCAAAGGCGCCGTGCTTCCGCACCGCAAGACCTACTGGAACTCGCGCAACGCCGAGCGCTACTTCGAGCTCGTGGGCGACGACGTCGTCGTGGTGCCGATCCCGCTGTTCCACTCCTTCGGCCTGAAGATCCTCTCGGTTCCCGCGCTCTTCGCCGGCGCGACGGCCGTGCTCGTCGACCGCTTCGATCCGATCGGGCTTGCGGACTGCATCGCGCGGGAGCGAGCGACCCTGCTCGGCGCGGTGCCCGTGATGTACGAGCGCATGCTCGCCGCGGGGCTCGAGCCGGCCAAGCTCGAAACGCTGCGCTTCGCGTTCAGCGCGGGAGCCGCGCTCGGCGTCGAGACGATCGAGCGCTACGCGCGGCTGGGAATCCGCCTGAAGCAGGGCTACGGCCAGACCGAGACATCGATCCTGTGCTGTCTGGACGCGGCAGACGCGCTTCGCAAGGCCGGCTCGGTCGGAAGACCGGTCGCCTTCGGCGAGGTGCGCATCGCCGACGAGAACGGGCGGGACGTTCCGCGCGGCACCCGCGGCGAGATCGTCGTGCGCGGCCCGATCGTGATGACCGGCTACTGGCGCCGTCCGGAGGAGACCGAGCAGAGCCGGATCGACGGCTGGCACCGCACCGGCGATCTCGGCGTGATGGATGACGAGGGGATCATCACGCTCGTCGGCCGTCTGAAGGAGCTCTACATCAGCGGCGGAGAGAACGTGTACCCGGCCGAGGTGGAGCGGGTGCTCGGCCAGCACCCGCAGGTCGCCGAGGTCGCGGTCGTGGGCGTGCCCGACGAGACCTGGGGCGAGGCCGGTCGCGCCTACGTGGTCGCGGCGAGCGCCGAGCTCGATGCGAGCGCCCTGCTCGCCTGGGCGGGACGGCGCCTGGCGCGCTACAAGCTCCCGCGAGAGGTGGTCGTGGTCGCCGAGCTCCCGCGCACGGCCTCGGGGAAGGTGCAGAAGCATGCGCTCCTGGCTCGCTCTTAG
- the thiC gene encoding phosphomethylpyrimidine synthase ThiC: MSDHRHFPRSRRVHLLGSRADLRVPLREIELTPRAGQSADGPVRVYDTSGPHGDAQLSVDLTAGLPKLRDAWIRERGDVEEYPGRPARPDDDGRRASATPAFPGRRVAPLRARAGRNVSQMHYARRGIVTPEMEFAALREGVAPELVRSEIACGRAILPNNVNHPESEPMLIGRRFLVKVNANIGNSAVSSSIDEEVEKLLWSIQWGADTVMDLSTGANIHTTREWIIRNSPVPIGTVPIYQALEKVGGRAEELTPQLFLDTLIEQAEQGVDYFTIHAGVRLRYVPLTADRLTGIVSRGGSIMAKWCLAHHQESFLYTHFREICEIMKTYDIAFSLGDGLRPGSIADANDAAQFAELETLGELTKIAWESDVQVMIEGPGHVPMHLIKENMDRQLEVCHEAPFYTLGPLTTDIAPGYDHITSAIGAAMIGSLGTAMLCYVTPKEHLGLPDRDDVRTGVITYKIAAHAADLAKGHPGARLRDDALSKARFEFRWEDQFNLSLDPETARRYHDATLPAENAKVAHFCSMCGPKFCSMEITQQVREYAQKKRLEDAVALEEGLAEKSREFVAGGVRIYR, encoded by the coding sequence ATGAGCGACCACCGCCACTTCCCTCGCTCGCGGCGCGTCCACCTGCTCGGCTCCCGCGCGGATCTGCGCGTTCCGCTGCGCGAGATCGAGCTCACGCCACGCGCCGGACAGTCGGCCGATGGCCCGGTCCGCGTCTACGACACGAGCGGACCGCACGGCGACGCGCAGCTCTCGGTCGATCTCACGGCGGGCCTGCCGAAGCTCCGCGACGCCTGGATCCGCGAGCGCGGCGACGTCGAGGAGTACCCGGGCCGGCCCGCGCGGCCCGACGACGACGGCCGGCGCGCGAGCGCGACGCCGGCCTTTCCCGGCCGTCGCGTCGCTCCGCTTCGCGCGCGCGCGGGCCGCAACGTCAGCCAGATGCACTACGCGCGGCGCGGCATCGTGACGCCCGAGATGGAGTTCGCCGCGCTTCGCGAGGGCGTGGCGCCGGAGCTCGTGCGCAGCGAGATCGCCTGCGGCCGCGCGATCCTGCCCAACAACGTGAACCACCCCGAGAGCGAGCCGATGCTGATCGGCCGGCGCTTCCTGGTGAAGGTGAACGCGAACATCGGCAACTCGGCCGTCTCGTCCTCGATCGACGAAGAGGTCGAGAAGCTGCTCTGGTCGATCCAGTGGGGCGCCGACACCGTGATGGACCTCTCCACCGGCGCGAACATCCACACCACGAGAGAGTGGATCATCCGCAACTCGCCGGTGCCGATCGGAACCGTGCCGATCTACCAGGCGCTCGAGAAGGTCGGCGGGCGCGCGGAGGAGCTCACGCCGCAGCTCTTCCTCGACACACTGATCGAACAGGCGGAGCAAGGCGTCGACTACTTCACGATCCACGCCGGTGTACGGCTGCGCTACGTGCCGCTCACCGCCGATCGCCTCACCGGGATCGTCTCGCGCGGCGGCTCGATCATGGCGAAGTGGTGCCTGGCGCATCACCAGGAGAGCTTCCTCTACACGCACTTCCGCGAGATCTGCGAGATCATGAAGACCTACGACATCGCGTTCTCGCTCGGCGACGGGCTGCGCCCGGGCTCGATCGCGGACGCGAACGACGCCGCGCAGTTCGCGGAGCTCGAGACGCTGGGTGAGCTGACGAAGATCGCCTGGGAGAGCGACGTGCAGGTCATGATCGAGGGCCCGGGTCACGTGCCGATGCACCTGATCAAGGAGAACATGGACCGGCAGCTCGAGGTCTGTCACGAGGCGCCGTTCTACACGCTCGGGCCACTCACGACCGACATCGCGCCCGGCTACGACCACATCACCTCGGCGATCGGCGCGGCGATGATCGGGTCGCTGGGCACGGCGATGCTCTGCTACGTGACGCCCAAGGAGCACCTGGGGCTGCCCGATCGCGACGACGTGCGGACGGGCGTGATCACGTACAAGATCGCCGCGCACGCGGCCGACCTCGCGAAGGGTCACCCGGGCGCGCGGCTCCGCGACGACGCGCTCTCGAAGGCGCGCTTCGAGTTCCGCTGGGAGGACCAGTTCAACCTCTCGCTCGATCCCGAGACCGCGCGCCGCTACCACGACGCCACGCTGCCCGCGGAGAACGCCAAGGTCGCTCACTTCTGCTCCATGTGCGGACCGAAGTTCTGCAGCATGGAGATCACCCAGCAGGTGCGCGAGTACGCGCAGAAGAAGCGCCTCGAGGACGCGGTCGCGCTCGAGGAAGGGCTGGCCGAGAAGTCGCGCGAGTTCGTCGCGGGCGGCGTCCGGATCTACCGCTAG
- the tilS gene encoding tRNA lysidine(34) synthetase TilS produces MDPIHRELARFLRAHGVRRDARVLVAVSGGADSVALLHALLGIGQRVAAAHVHHGLRGREADADLAFVAELSRSLGVPFAFERVDASARDGRSPEARARSLRYEALERIRVAGHHAHLTTAHHLDDQAETVLLRAVRGTGIGGLAAIRPSLDGGRVLRPLLATRRAELRRYLAERGLSFREDATNGDPATPRNRLRLEILPALDSMHPGASERLASLAELAAEQDAALIGALGERLEQLSSRGDGGLWLDAAKLAALEVGQRRRALHALAAREGLDAALSRAHVERIDAFVARGETGRELSLPCGFKLLRDRQRLWLGPSIGPSPPAPLRVEVPLEGSLEFPDRGLRLSWHPCTAPDPPRRLLRLPARPQLALIARSPSADDRILSRGRERPLKEAFASARWSRQARARAVVVERDGEIVWVPGLFRSEATRDGEGGRELRAVCLPSPR; encoded by the coding sequence GTGGATCCGATCCATCGGGAGCTGGCTCGATTTCTCCGCGCCCACGGGGTGCGGCGCGATGCCCGCGTGCTCGTGGCGGTCTCGGGCGGGGCCGACTCGGTCGCGCTCCTGCACGCGCTGCTCGGCATCGGCCAGCGCGTTGCCGCGGCGCACGTCCACCACGGGCTGCGCGGGCGCGAGGCGGACGCCGACCTCGCGTTCGTGGCGGAGCTGTCGCGATCGCTGGGGGTGCCATTCGCCTTCGAGAGGGTCGATGCGTCGGCGCGCGATGGCCGGTCCCCGGAGGCGCGCGCGCGCTCGCTCCGCTACGAGGCGCTCGAGCGGATCCGAGTGGCCGGGCATCACGCGCACCTGACGACGGCGCACCACCTCGACGATCAGGCCGAGACCGTGCTGCTCCGCGCGGTGCGCGGAACCGGGATCGGCGGGCTCGCAGCGATCCGTCCGAGCCTGGATGGCGGTCGCGTGCTTCGCCCGCTGCTCGCGACGCGACGTGCGGAGCTGCGCCGCTATCTCGCCGAGCGTGGGCTCTCGTTCCGCGAGGATGCGACCAACGGGGACCCGGCGACCCCGAGGAATCGCCTGCGCCTGGAGATCCTGCCGGCGCTCGACTCGATGCACCCGGGCGCGAGCGAGCGGCTGGCGTCGCTTGCGGAGCTGGCGGCGGAGCAGGACGCGGCGCTGATCGGAGCGCTGGGCGAGCGCCTCGAGCAGCTCTCCAGCCGCGGCGACGGCGGACTCTGGCTCGACGCTGCGAAGCTCGCCGCGCTCGAGGTCGGCCAGAGACGGCGCGCGCTGCACGCGCTGGCCGCCCGCGAGGGGCTGGACGCGGCGCTCTCCCGCGCGCACGTCGAGCGGATCGACGCGTTCGTCGCGCGCGGCGAGACCGGCCGTGAGCTCTCGCTCCCCTGCGGTTTCAAGCTGCTCCGAGATCGACAGCGGCTCTGGCTCGGCCCGTCGATCGGACCGAGTCCTCCCGCTCCGCTCCGCGTCGAGGTTCCGCTCGAGGGCTCGCTCGAATTCCCCGATCGAGGCCTCCGTCTCAGCTGGCACCCGTGCACCGCACCGGATCCCCCGCGTCGCCTGCTTCGCCTTCCCGCTCGTCCGCAGCTCGCACTGATCGCACGGAGTCCGAGCGCCGACGATCGGATTCTCTCGAGGGGTCGCGAGCGTCCGCTCAAGGAGGCGTTCGCCAGCGCCCGATGGTCCAGACAGGCGCGGGCGCGAGCGGTGGTCGTCGAGCGGGATGGAGAGATCGTCTGGGTGCCAGGTCTGTTTCGCAGCGAGGCAACGCGGGACGGCGAGGGCGGGCGCGAGCTTCGCGCCGTGTGCCTTCCAAGCCCGAGGTGA
- the folP gene encoding dihydropteroate synthase, with product MQEPRPETPSGAPSASPRVLVMGIVNVTPDSFSDGGRFPCAEAAIEHGLALVAEGADWLDVGGESTRPGSRPVSEAEERERVLPVIEGLAKRTETPISIDTRRAAVAAAALAAGARIVNAVVGLRDAELAAVCAEHGATLVLNHIRGEPASMQHDPVYGDVVREVRDELLAEASLAQRAGVARERIWLDPGLGFGKHPLRHNLPLLGRLDEIVATGYPILVGASRKQFIGALTGAPVSRRLHGSLAAAVAAVLAGARAVRAHDVAETRQAVDVASAIRAARAPERN from the coding sequence ATGCAGGAGCCGCGGCCGGAAACGCCCTCCGGCGCGCCGAGCGCTTCCCCGCGCGTGCTCGTGATGGGGATCGTGAACGTGACGCCCGATTCGTTCTCGGACGGTGGGCGGTTTCCCTGCGCCGAGGCCGCAATCGAGCACGGGCTTGCGCTCGTCGCGGAGGGCGCGGATTGGCTCGACGTCGGCGGCGAGTCGACGCGGCCGGGCTCCCGGCCCGTCTCCGAGGCCGAGGAGCGCGAGCGGGTGCTTCCGGTGATCGAGGGGCTCGCCAAGCGCACCGAGACGCCGATCTCGATCGACACCCGACGCGCCGCCGTGGCGGCCGCGGCGCTCGCGGCCGGCGCTCGGATCGTGAATGCGGTGGTGGGGCTGCGCGATGCCGAGCTGGCCGCGGTCTGCGCGGAGCACGGCGCCACCCTGGTGCTGAACCACATTCGCGGCGAGCCCGCGAGCATGCAACACGATCCCGTGTACGGGGACGTGGTCCGCGAGGTGCGCGACGAGCTGCTCGCGGAGGCTTCGCTGGCGCAGCGCGCCGGCGTCGCGCGTGAGCGCATCTGGCTCGACCCCGGCCTCGGCTTCGGCAAGCACCCGCTGCGACACAACCTGCCGCTGCTCGGCCGCTTGGACGAGATCGTCGCCACCGGCTACCCGATTCTGGTCGGCGCCTCGCGAAAGCAGTTCATCGGCGCGCTCACCGGGGCGCCCGTGTCGCGGCGTCTGCACGGGTCGCTGGCCGCGGCCGTGGCGGCGGTGCTCGCCGGCGCGCGCGCCGTGCGGGCCCACGACGTGGCCGAGACGCGACAGGCCGTCGACGTGGCGAGCGCGATCCGCGCCGCCCGCGCGCCGGAGCGCAATTGA
- a CDS encoding ATP-dependent metallopeptidase FtsH/Yme1/Tma family protein, producing the protein MAMFVLLAIFSLFGGTPQEPNEIRYSDFLTRLEAGEVASITVKGEHIEGKFDDASTFATNGPAGGDRFAKLLKKHKVDTTYTAQDDGGLWQSMLISWLPMLLFIGLWFLLFRQLQSGGGKAMSFGKSRAKLLSENSQRVTFADVAGIEEAKSELEEIVSFLRDPKKFTRLGGRIPKGVLLIGPPGTGKTLLARAIAGEAGVPFFSISGSDFVEMFVGVGASRVRDLFGQGKKNAPCIIFIDEIDAVGRHRGAGLGGGHDEREQTLNQLLVEMDGFESNEGVIIIAATNRPDVLDPAMLRPGRFDRHVTVNRPDLRGREAILRVHARRVLLAPDVNLTVIARGTPGFSGADLENLVNEAALLAARRDGDCVAMRDFERAKEKVMMGAERRSLILSEKERRITAYHEAGHALIGMLEEHSDPVHKVTIIPRGGALGVTMTLPTEDRYCVSKNELLAMITRAMGGRAAEELVFDHFSTGASNDLTQATKIARDMVCSYGMSEKLGPMSLDDEHATVFIGREFGAPSKHSPDMARQIDVEMSAILTERYARAKQILIDHRDALERVAQALLERETLDESDLRLLLEGRPLPLLVEPVGRGPSGAASKPAAETEDGSRRRFGEKPMPDPEPVPG; encoded by the coding sequence ATGGCCATGTTCGTGCTGCTGGCCATCTTCAGCCTGTTCGGCGGGACCCCGCAAGAGCCGAACGAGATCCGCTACTCGGACTTCCTCACGCGCCTCGAGGCGGGCGAGGTGGCTTCGATCACCGTCAAGGGCGAGCACATCGAAGGCAAGTTCGACGATGCCTCGACCTTCGCGACCAACGGGCCGGCCGGCGGCGACCGCTTCGCGAAGCTGCTGAAGAAGCACAAGGTCGACACGACCTACACCGCGCAGGACGACGGCGGGCTCTGGCAGTCGATGCTGATCAGCTGGCTGCCGATGCTGCTCTTCATCGGGCTCTGGTTCCTGCTCTTCCGCCAGCTGCAGTCGGGCGGGGGCAAGGCGATGAGCTTCGGCAAGTCGCGCGCGAAGCTGCTCTCCGAGAATTCACAGCGGGTGACGTTCGCGGACGTCGCGGGAATCGAAGAGGCGAAGTCCGAGCTCGAGGAGATCGTCTCCTTCCTGCGCGATCCCAAGAAGTTCACACGGCTGGGCGGACGGATCCCCAAGGGCGTGCTGCTGATCGGCCCCCCGGGAACGGGCAAGACGCTCCTCGCACGCGCGATCGCCGGCGAGGCTGGGGTTCCGTTCTTCTCGATCTCAGGCTCGGACTTCGTCGAGATGTTCGTCGGCGTCGGCGCGAGCCGCGTCCGCGATCTGTTCGGGCAGGGCAAGAAGAACGCGCCGTGCATCATCTTCATCGACGAGATCGACGCGGTCGGCCGTCATCGCGGAGCCGGGCTCGGCGGTGGCCACGACGAGCGCGAGCAGACGCTGAACCAGCTCCTGGTCGAGATGGACGGCTTCGAGTCGAACGAGGGCGTGATCATCATCGCCGCGACGAACCGACCCGACGTGCTCGATCCGGCGATGCTGCGGCCGGGGCGCTTCGACCGACACGTGACGGTGAACCGGCCCGACCTTCGCGGCCGCGAGGCGATCCTGCGCGTCCACGCGCGCCGGGTGCTGCTCGCGCCGGACGTGAACCTGACCGTGATTGCGCGAGGCACGCCGGGCTTCTCCGGCGCGGATCTCGAGAATCTGGTGAACGAGGCCGCGCTTCTCGCCGCGCGCCGCGACGGCGACTGCGTGGCGATGCGGGACTTCGAGCGCGCCAAGGAAAAGGTCATGATGGGCGCCGAGCGGCGCAGCCTGATCCTCTCCGAGAAAGAGCGGCGCATCACCGCCTACCACGAGGCCGGACATGCGCTGATCGGTATGCTCGAGGAGCACAGCGACCCGGTCCACAAGGTGACGATCATTCCGCGCGGCGGAGCCCTCGGCGTCACCATGACGCTCCCGACCGAGGATCGATACTGCGTGTCGAAGAACGAGCTGCTCGCGATGATCACCCGCGCGATGGGCGGGCGCGCGGCCGAGGAGCTGGTGTTCGACCACTTCTCGACCGGCGCCTCGAACGACCTGACGCAGGCGACCAAGATCGCCCGCGACATGGTGTGCAGCTACGGCATGAGCGAGAAGCTCGGCCCGATGAGCCTCGACGACGAACACGCGACGGTGTTCATCGGGCGGGAGTTCGGCGCTCCCTCCAAGCACAGCCCCGACATGGCGCGGCAGATCGACGTGGAGATGTCGGCGATCCTGACCGAGCGCTACGCACGGGCCAAGCAGATCCTGATCGACCACCGGGACGCGCTGGAGCGGGTCGCGCAGGCGCTGTTGGAGCGCGAGACGCTCGACGAGAGCGATCTTCGTCTGCTGCTCGAGGGCCGCCCGCTGCCACTCCTCGTCGAGCCGGTTGGCCGGGGACCGTCCGGCGCGGCCTCGAAGCCGGCGGCCGAGACGGAAGACGGCTCGCGCCGGCGCTTCGGCGAGAAGCCCATGCCCGATCCCGAGCCGGTTCCGGGCTAG
- a CDS encoding TIGR00159 family protein, with product MTWLVYTWLLERWESFAENFQPLRDSLDILVVAWCVYWLLMRIKGTRAAQMALGLLVLVLAWRLSDLLELATVSFLLDNFLSSGLLILIVIFQADVRRALTRVGRGLFAPARMHQAHAIEEIVRACQALAQRRVGALIAIERELQTDEFVEDGTVLDAELSRDLLISLFLPYSPLHDGAVVVRRGRVFSAGCILPLATRGDLPSAFGTRHRAAVGLTEETDALVVVVSEESGRIALVAGGEIRADLDGPRLRQALLELTGGEPSVETPPEKDVVADPARALET from the coding sequence TTGACCTGGCTCGTCTACACCTGGCTGCTCGAGCGCTGGGAGAGCTTTGCCGAGAACTTCCAGCCGCTGCGCGATTCGCTCGACATCCTCGTGGTCGCGTGGTGCGTGTACTGGCTGCTGATGCGCATCAAGGGCACGCGCGCCGCGCAGATGGCGCTCGGCCTGCTGGTGCTGGTCCTCGCCTGGCGGCTCTCGGACCTGCTGGAGCTCGCCACCGTCTCGTTCCTGCTCGACAACTTCCTGTCCTCGGGCCTGCTGATCCTGATCGTGATCTTCCAGGCGGACGTGCGCCGCGCGCTGACGCGCGTCGGTCGCGGGCTGTTCGCGCCGGCGCGAATGCACCAGGCCCACGCGATCGAGGAGATCGTGCGCGCCTGTCAGGCGCTCGCGCAGCGCCGCGTCGGGGCGCTGATCGCGATCGAGCGCGAGCTGCAGACCGACGAGTTCGTCGAGGACGGGACGGTGCTGGACGCCGAGCTCTCGCGCGACCTGCTGATCTCGCTCTTCCTGCCGTACTCCCCGCTCCACGACGGCGCGGTCGTGGTGCGCCGGGGCCGCGTCTTCTCCGCGGGCTGCATCCTGCCGCTCGCGACGCGCGGTGACCTCCCGAGCGCGTTCGGCACGCGCCACCGTGCGGCGGTCGGGCTCACCGAGGAGACCGACGCGCTCGTCGTGGTCGTATCGGAGGAGTCCGGGAGGATCGCGCTGGTCGCCGGCGGAGAGATCCGCGCCGACCTGGACGGGCCGCGCTTGCGCCAGGCGCTGCTCGAGCTCACGGGTGGCGAGCCGAGCGTCGAGACGCCGCCCGAGAAGGACGTGGTCGCCGATCCGGCGCGCGCTCTGGAGACCTGA